Below is a window of Salvelinus fontinalis isolate EN_2023a chromosome 14, ASM2944872v1, whole genome shotgun sequence DNA.
CGCACCTATTAAAAGGACATTTGTCTCTAGGTTTTTCACACCTGAATATTTTTACGTTTTTTAGGCTAGGGCTATCCTACGCTAACCCATGTTTCACAGCTCTTCCTAATTTTGCATTTACACATTGTGACATCATGCATTTATAACGTACCCTTTGGAGAATTTAGATGTGAAACACAGCTTAGCCCAGGGCTAAGAGCTCCAATAGCCAAACGCTGAGATAAAAGGTGCAGTATGAAAAACCTACCAATACATTGGATCACACACCATTAAGACGTATTGCAGACTGTTGAAATGTCAAGGCACATGCTAAACAAAGGGGATTGCAAGAATAAACTGTAGATTGACATGACATAgattaacattatgttttcaatCAGCCTCTGTGATTAACCCACTACTGCCTGCTGCAGATATGTGTAAGACTACAGTATATTGTATTCcattgtgtctgtgtatgttacagATCCATTAAGGTCAAGCTGGGAGTCCACAACGTGCAACAGGAAAGTGCTCAGGAAATGTTTGTGAAACAGGCATTTCCACATCCACATTATGATAATGAAGAACATGATAATGATATCATGCTACTCAAGGTAAATCCCCTAGCTAGGACCTAAAGTTACTCATACTGTTTTTATGTGAAATTGTGCATGCATGTTGATGTGGCCACAATGTCAAAGTATGCAATTTCTTTGTATCAGACATGTcacaacaaataataataattagtttACCACTATTAAGGTAGGTTATAGAATATCTAAGGGTGTAAGTTGTAACATTTGACATCCCCGCTCTTTCTGCCTCCCAGCTGGAGAAGAATGTGCTTCTCACCAACCGTGTGAGACCCATTGGCCTCCCGCAGACAGAAGATGAGGAGGTGCCCAAGGACTGTCTGGTGTCAGGCTGGGGCTTCAATATCAGGGGAGTAAACAAAGGATCCTCTGTGCTACTAGACCTCAACGTGACACTGGTTGCGAGTCAAGTATGCTCAGACAACCATGCGTTCTGCTCTTCAGGACTAAATGGACCTGGTCAGGTAAGTGGCGTCTTAAAGTATGTAATTTTGCAGGGGAAAAAATATGGGAGTAAAGAAAGAAAACAATACTTTCACCTTAATGGATGGCATGAATCATTCCAAGTGAAATGTgcctgttcatttgttcagtATCGTGGTCTACATGTGTTATTTCCAGGGAGACTCCGGTAGTCCATTGGTCTGTAACGGTGTGGCCTATGGGGTGGTGTCCTGCTCTACAGACGAACTCTACATTTACACGCGCATCCCTGACTACCTGGACTGGATCACCAACACCATGAATAATTGATACGACACTGACCAGAAACCTCTACAGTTTGTTCATTTGGCCACCCAGGTCCCTAGAAGCATGATTATGATACTGCAGATTCTGAATTTGTTTATGTTTTTTGATTGATTTAACAGCGCTGGTTAATGTCTGTGTGCCTACATGCAGTAAGCCAAAGATTGTTATTATAACCTCCTTGTTCTGTGTTGAAGCTTCTGAATTCCCATCGGTCAAACAATGTTTTCAAGTCCTGTTCTGTGCTGCAGCTGTTTTAAATCTTACATTATGAATCGTGGGATTAAATAAGTAGAGAGTTGATGTTATTGAACACATTTATTTTGTGAATATCAATATGAGCAAACTGAGAAGAGGTGCTTTGATGAAGTTGTCCCTTCAACAGTGAGGCAATCACATTATTTCTGGCAGATGCTTACTGCATTTTGGAGTAGGCTATATTGAAAATATATGAGCAGTAAAAGACATTGAGCATACCAAAAATCTTAACAAGACTGCCCCCTTGTGCACATCTGAATAACATACAGTCCACGTAAAAaacattaaaggcccagtgcagtccaaaacgtgatttcctgtgttttatatatatttccacacaatgagattggaataatactgtgaaattgtgaaaattatgataatgcccttttagtgtgagagctgtttgaaaaggctgcctgaaatgtcagcctgcTTGGTGACATCAGTTAGTTAATAGACCcataagagagttccaaacctctctgccaataacagctagttttcagttttcccctccccacacagactcccagacagtcctagtaaaattcttgcttgagaaactgTTATTTGCTAAGAtgctatttttgttattttttgacAGTTTTAATTGAAAACAGGTACTGAAAGGGTATTCACCCCAAACCACAAATTCCTATGATTAacagtgttaaataacactaATATGTGAAAACAATATTTTTGGTGAAAAAATGTTTCGTTTTCTCATTATAATAAGCTTGGTAGCAACATGTGAAAATCGTTGTTGAAATCTGTTGCAGCTAAAAATTCACTACAAAACCCACAGTGCAATTTTCTCTCTGGGAtgtctaggtagctagctagcaaacgtataataccaaagtcaatatcagcatgtgaaTTAACTAGCTAGCTGTAAAATCGTCtaaactgcactatcaatttaggagtctatTTCACCCAGATCAAGGGCAGATGGCGTTGCTATGGCAACAATGGCCTTTCCCATGTTTCCCACAGACATACAAGACGCATTGCGAGATGGTAATTGAAGGAGAAACTGAGTTGAATAATTGATTGAGCACATCTAAGCGAAATATATACTTTGCTATAATGATATAAATGGATGTGTTCTAGACACATATGCCCATACTATATATTGGCAGATTTTGCGATCTGGAGTGCAGGTAATTGTTTTAAAAGCTTTATGAAATGTGATAGCATGTTATCCTCTATTTCTAGTGAAGAGAACCATGACGTATGACGTATTCCTACACGATTTCCTGATTTcagagtttttttttaaatacatttttgtatttattaatatatatatatctatttcgacttttttaaatattttttttattatgaacacaaaaacagaaatatacaAACAAGAGCACATAAACCTAACAGTCAAGGGGTATTGCATATCGAATACATTTTCAATTTGTCAAACACTTTTATGGTGCGTATTGCTTTTTGCTTTAACATTTACTGatcatttcaaaataatatttaaattCTATCTTAAATAATGTGAAGAGGGGTTTGTTCTCTGCCCGCTTCATTTTATGGATAAAGAATCTTCcattaaaaataaacaaattaacaatgaaAGTTAAATCAGGGTCCATATCATTTGGATAAAAACAAAACATAATATCAGAATCTCTTAGATTAACATTAATAGTCGTTTATTTTCAAATAAAATCTTCTAACTCACTCCAAAGTCTTCTGACCTAAGAACAGCcccaaaataaatggtcaagGGTTTCTGGGTCACAAccacaaaatacacatttgttatcAATAGCTATTTTGAATCTGTGTATAATAAAGGTCTTTACAGGGTAGATTCTATGAATGAGTTTGTATGATACTTATTTCACCttgtaatggatggaatggaatgcagcactaggacaagtgaactggaacaaAGTCTTGTTGTCTGGCAAATATAGTATATCTAATAAGGTGCAATTTGATTCTcctcaaaagtaaatgtaacat
It encodes the following:
- the LOC129810874 gene encoding mast cell protease 8-like encodes the protein MGIRLNLGTLVLMLIFYSKVHAGRIYGGKEAVPYSRPYMVLLERATTNILKPKNCAGFLVREDFVMTAAHCNGRSIKVKLGVHNVQQESAQEMFVKQAFPHPHYDNEEHDNDIMLLKLEKNVLLTNRVRPIGLPQTEDEEVPKDCLVSGWGFNIRGVNKGSSVLLDLNVTLVASQVCSDNHAFCSSGLNGPGQGDSGSPLVCNGVAYGVVSCSTDELYIYTRIPDYLDWITNTMNN